A single Anabas testudineus chromosome 10, fAnaTes1.2, whole genome shotgun sequence DNA region contains:
- the jakmip1 gene encoding janus kinase and microtubule-interacting protein 1 isoform X3, whose product MSSTTPSAAPPLKKGRKPERSEVMGDSVQATNEELRSKIMDIQIELQQERGKVCKLRERLQEQRQARELEQHKHAVALTDLRAKLHEEKLREIAAAREALARQHEVELARAIKIRDAEVQRLQGLVNALRDGAAEKLKSALLAEAREEARRAFDGERLKLQQEIQEQKTARKQAEEALANAVQADKAKAADLRTAYQQHQDEVHRIKRDCEKDIRRLMDELKAKDRVVGALERELGAQAGYAQKLQLQKEALDEQLGQVREAERYNHGSPKREVMPGLGDNTELLNNQEAEERDLRRFQLKIAELHSIIRKLEDRNALLADERNELLKRVREAESQMKPMFEKNKRLSKKNDDLLQTLQRMEEKLKNLSRENAEMKEKASSSRQPSQQQSMQPQLKRPSSLTDLSHAHEEQEVEFLKLQVAEQRGIIDELTQERDRLVMSKKNKRKPFKLSKRHVVETYFGFDEESIDSETSSLTSYNTDLTDRTPATPEEDLEESVSREESELRFRQLTREYQALQRAYALLQEQTGGSLDAEREARTREQLQLELSSCQAKIMDLEKALAERGQDSKWVEEKQYLLRTNQELREKICVLQQAESKLQAEVQDARDQNELLEFRVLELEERERRSPALNLHLSTFPENSSSALQLYCHQEGVKDVIIPELMKKLDILGDNGNLRNEEQVAVIQAGTVISLCEKWLKQIDSTEAALTQKMIDLENDKELFSKQKGFLEEELDYRKQALDQAYMRIEELEATLYSALQQEQPACQAVAESLTDRQREELRLAVDKLRRQILRQSRQFDSQILQERMELLQQAQQRIRELEDRIDLQKRQIKEIEEKFLFLFLFFSLAFILWP is encoded by the exons ATGTCATCAACCACACCCTCTGCGGCACCACCCCTTAAGAAGGGAAGGAAGCCGGAGAGATCGGAGGTGATGGGTGACTCAGTGCAGGCCACCAACGAAGAACTGAGGAGCAAAATCATGGACATCCAAattgagctgcagcaggaacgGGGCAAG GTATGCAAGCTCCGTGAGCGGCTTCAGGAGCAGCGGCAGGCTCGGGAGCTTGAGCAGCACAAACATGCCGTGGCACTCACTGACCTGCGTGCTAAACTGCACGAAGAAAAGCTCCGTGAGATAGCGGCAGCCCGGGAGGCCCTGGCGCGGCAGCATGAAGTTGAACTAGCTCGGGCCATCAAGATCCGGGATGCTGAAGTGCAGAGGCTCCAGGGGCTTGTAAACGCACTGAGAGATGGCGCAGCTGAGAAGCTAAAAAGTGCCCTTCTTGCAGAGGCACGGGAAGAGGCCAGGAGGGCTTTTGATGGGGAGAGGctaaagctgcagcaggag ATCCAGGAACAGAAGACTGCTAGGAAACAGGCTGAGGAGGCTCTGGCCAATGCCGTGCAAGCCGATAAAGCCAAAGCAGCAGATCTCCGCACAGCCTACCAACAGCACCAGGATGAGGTGCATCGTATTAAACGGGACTGTGAGAAAGACATCCGCCGTCTG ATGGATGAGTTGAAGGCGAAGGACCGTGTGGTGGGTGCCCTGGAGAGAGAACTGGGGGCGCAGGCCGGCTATGCCCAGAAACTTCAGCTTCAAAAGGAAGCGCTGGATGAACAGCTGGGTCAGGTACGCGAGGCTGAGAGGTACAACCATGGCAGCCCGAAGAGAGAGGTGATGCCTGGGCTGGGGGACAACACAGAACTTCTCAACAACCAg GAGGCGGAGGAGCGTGACCTGAGGAGGTTCCAGCTGAAGATTGCAGAGCTGCACTCTATCATCAGGAAACTGGAGGACAGAAATGCATTGCTCGCCGATGAGAGGAATGAACTA TTGAAGCGGGTGCGAGAGGCAGAGAGCCAAATGAAGCCCATGTTTGAGAAGAATAAACGGCTGTCCAAGAAAAATGATGACCTCCTGCAAACACTGCAACGCATGGAGGAGAAACTCAAGAACCTGAGCCGGGAAAATGCTGAGATG AAGGAAAAGGCCTCCTCTTCTCGACAACCCTCACAGCAACAATCCATGCAGCCACAGCTGAAGCGGCCGAGCTCTCTGACAGACCTAAGCCATGCCCATGAAGAGCAGGAAGTAGAGTTCCTCAAGCTGCAGGTTGCTGAGCAACGTGGCATCATTGATGAGCTCACGCAG GAACGTGACAGATTGGTGATgagcaaaaaaaacaagaggaaaccTTTCAAACTGTCAAAA AGGCATGTTGTGGAGACATATTTTGGATTTGATGAGGAGTCGATAGACTCTGAGACCTCTTCTCTCACCTCCTATAACACTGACCTCACTGACCGGACACCTGCAACTCCAGAGGAAGATTTGGaagaa AGTGTTTCCCGTGAGGAGTCAGAGCTTCGTTTCCGTCAGCTCACCAGAGAGTATCAGGCCCTGCAGCGGGCCTACGCCCTCTTGCAAGAGCAGACTGGAGGCTCTCTGGATGCTGAAAGGGAGGCCAGG ACACGTGAACAGCTGCAGTTGGAGCTCAGCAGCTGCCAGGCCAAGATCATGGACCTGGAGAAGGCCCTGGCAGAGCGGGGGCAG GACTCAAAGTGGGTAGAGGAGAAGCAGTACTTGCTCAGGACCAACCAGGAACTTCGAGAGAAG atctgTGTGTTGCAGCAGGCAGAGTCGAAGCTGCAGGCTGAAGTTCAGGATGCTCGGGACCAGAATGAGCTGCTGGAATTCAGGGTGCTGGAACTGGAA GAGAGGGAGCGCAGATCTCCTGCCCTCAATCTCCACCTGTCTACATTCCctgagaacagcagcagtgctCTGCAGCTCTACTGCCACCAGGAGGGAGTCAAG GATGTCATCATTCCTGAGCTGATGAAGAAGCTGGATATCCTTGGGGATAATGGG AATCTCAGAAATGAAGAGCAGGTAGCTGTGATCCAGGCAGGGACAGTGATCTCCTTGTGTGAAAAG TGGTTGAAGCAAATCGACAGCACAGAGGCCGCCCTGACACAGAAGATGATCGATCTGGAGAATGACAAG GAGTTGTTTAGTAAGCAGAAGGGATTCCTCGAGGAGGAGCTGGACTATAGGAAGCAGGCCTTGGATCAGGCCTACATG AGGATCGAGGAGCTGGAGGCCACGCTGTATAGCGctctgcagcaggagcagccgGCATGCCAGGCGGTGGCCGAGTCgctgacagacaggcagagggaggagcTGAGGCTAGCCGTGGACAAACTGCGGCGTCAGATTCTCCGGCAGAGCCGGCAGTTTGACAGTCAGATCTTACAGGAGCGCATGGAGCTCCTACAGCAGGCTCAGCAG AGAATTAGAGAGTTGGAGGACAGGATTGACTTgcaaaagagacaaataaaggaaatagaGGAAAAG